Proteins from a single region of Synechococcus sp. WH 8109:
- a CDS encoding MFS transporter, with protein MSGPSLTTPEPALPTGSNPEGKRGLEAVLRLKDFRKLWLGQIFSQLADKFYIVLMVFLIDQHLLLKGQGSGVLAEMASDYGLDISTRTQVITLLATGIFVANTIPAMLLGTVAGVWADRWPKRRVMVASNAIRALLVVFAPLCLLPGPVLLGLPWGYWGLVGMTFLESILTQFFAPSEQATIPVVVPGDHLLAANSLYQATSMGATILGFALGEPILRALHSSLAIIGIDGGEFLLLPLCYGLAALSLSRLKLQEAPKPPSNTSVWTEIGEGLQVLRRVPLVRGAMIHLVLLYSLLAALYVLALQLAALIENLGASGFGALLAMSGLGMAIGAVVIAQLGHRFSRRRLTAAGLGTITWTLVLLSQLRGSLAFTLSLCGILGIGAALVAIPAQTTIQEETPETERGRVFGLQNNLINIALSLPLVLAGTLVSSIGLQPVLWLLAGLALVAALIERPWQRC; from the coding sequence TTGAGCGGACCGAGCCTCACCACCCCTGAACCCGCTCTGCCCACCGGCAGCAACCCGGAGGGAAAGCGTGGCTTGGAAGCCGTGCTGCGCCTCAAGGACTTCCGCAAACTCTGGCTGGGCCAGATCTTTTCCCAGCTGGCGGACAAGTTCTACATCGTGCTGATGGTCTTCCTGATCGATCAGCACCTGCTGCTGAAGGGGCAGGGAAGCGGCGTGCTGGCGGAGATGGCCTCGGATTACGGCCTCGACATCAGCACACGCACCCAGGTGATCACCCTGCTGGCCACTGGCATCTTTGTGGCCAACACCATCCCGGCCATGCTGCTGGGAACGGTGGCTGGGGTCTGGGCTGACCGCTGGCCCAAGCGTCGGGTGATGGTGGCCAGCAATGCCATCCGAGCCCTGTTGGTGGTGTTCGCACCGCTCTGTCTGCTGCCGGGGCCCGTCTTGCTTGGTCTGCCCTGGGGCTACTGGGGGCTGGTGGGCATGACCTTCCTGGAGTCGATCCTGACCCAGTTTTTCGCCCCCTCTGAACAGGCCACGATTCCTGTGGTTGTGCCGGGAGATCACCTGTTGGCGGCCAACTCCCTCTACCAAGCCACCAGCATGGGAGCGACGATCCTGGGCTTCGCGCTGGGGGAACCGATTCTTCGCGCCCTGCACAGCAGCCTGGCGATCATCGGCATTGATGGCGGCGAGTTTCTGCTGCTTCCGCTCTGTTACGGCCTTGCGGCCCTCAGCCTGTCGCGCCTGAAGCTGCAGGAAGCCCCCAAGCCTCCCTCCAATACATCTGTGTGGACGGAGATCGGCGAAGGATTACAGGTGCTGCGCCGGGTGCCGTTGGTGCGTGGCGCCATGATTCATCTGGTGCTGCTCTACAGCCTGTTGGCAGCGCTTTACGTGTTGGCGCTCCAGCTGGCTGCCTTGATCGAGAACCTGGGCGCCTCAGGCTTTGGTGCCCTCCTGGCAATGAGTGGGCTAGGCATGGCGATCGGAGCCGTGGTGATCGCCCAGCTGGGCCATCGGTTCAGCCGCCGCCGGCTCACGGCAGCAGGGCTGGGAACCATCACCTGGACCCTGGTGCTGCTCAGCCAGCTGCGGGGATCCCTGGCCTTCACCCTGAGCCTCTGCGGAATCCTGGGCATCGGAGCAGCTCTGGTGGCGATCCCAGCGCAGACCACGATTCAGGAAGAAACCCCCGAAACCGAGCGCGGCAGGGTGTTCGGACTGCAGAACAACCTGATCAACATTGCCCTGAGTCTGCCGCTGGTGCTGGCGGGCACCTTGGTGAGCAGCATTGGTCTTCAACCGGTGCTGTGGCTGCTGGCGGGGTTGGCACTGGTGGCGGCGTTGATCGAACGGCCGTGGCAACGCTGCTAA
- a CDS encoding glycosyltransferase family 4 protein yields MAQIAWLGKKSPFCGNVSYGISTTDALRKRGHQVHFIHFDNPRSPERDNTSLLANDPDVSLPYLVKSQVYTIPSPGAQRELRESLERLQPDLVHASLTLSPLDFRLPELCQQLGVPLVATFHPPFDAGLRNLTAGTQQLTYQLYAPALARYDRVIVFSQLQADFLERLGVPADRLTVIPNGVDTDRWCPTSPGTLSLMHQQLRQRLGRERIFLYMGRLATEKNVEALLRAWRLVSPEGCRLVIVGDGPLRNSLMNQFNDDRILWWGHEPDLDTRVALLQCAEVFILPSLVEGLSLALLEAMASGTACVATDAGADGEVLERGAGIVLSTQGVTTQLRTLLPVLRDQPVLTAELGRKARLRALERYTISSNIDALEQLYADLMQTSTVAA; encoded by the coding sequence TTGGCGCAGATTGCGTGGCTCGGAAAGAAGTCTCCCTTCTGCGGGAATGTGTCCTACGGGATCAGCACCACGGATGCCCTGCGCAAACGCGGGCATCAGGTGCACTTCATCCATTTCGATAACCCGCGCAGCCCAGAGCGCGACAACACATCGCTGCTGGCCAACGACCCGGACGTCAGCCTGCCTTATCTGGTCAAATCGCAGGTCTACACGATCCCTTCCCCTGGGGCGCAGCGGGAGCTGAGGGAGTCCCTGGAGCGTCTGCAGCCCGATCTCGTGCACGCCAGCCTCACCCTTTCACCCCTGGATTTCCGCCTACCGGAGCTCTGTCAGCAGCTGGGAGTGCCCCTAGTGGCCACCTTTCATCCCCCCTTCGATGCAGGCCTGCGCAACCTGACGGCCGGCACCCAACAGCTCACGTACCAGCTGTATGCACCGGCCCTGGCCCGCTACGACCGGGTGATCGTGTTTTCACAGCTTCAGGCGGACTTTCTCGAGCGCCTGGGCGTTCCAGCCGATCGTCTGACGGTGATTCCCAATGGTGTGGACACCGACCGCTGGTGCCCCACCAGCCCCGGCACCCTTTCGCTGATGCATCAGCAGTTGCGGCAACGGCTGGGACGAGAGCGGATTTTTCTCTACATGGGGCGCCTGGCAACGGAGAAGAACGTTGAAGCCCTGCTGCGGGCCTGGCGGCTGGTTTCACCGGAAGGCTGCCGGTTGGTGATCGTCGGCGACGGGCCACTGCGCAACAGCCTGATGAACCAGTTCAACGACGATCGAATCCTCTGGTGGGGCCACGAGCCGGACCTGGACACCCGGGTTGCTCTGCTCCAGTGCGCTGAGGTCTTCATCCTTCCGAGCCTTGTGGAGGGCCTGTCGCTGGCCTTACTGGAGGCGATGGCCAGCGGAACAGCCTGCGTGGCCACCGATGCCGGTGCCGATGGCGAGGTGCTGGAGCGAGGGGCGGGAATCGTGCTGAGCACCCAGGGCGTGACCACCCAGTTGCGCACGCTGCTGCCGGTGCTCAGGGACCAGCCGGTACTGACCGCGGAACTGGGCCGCAAAGCCCGACTCCGCGCCTTGGAGCGCTACACGATTTCCAGCAACATCGACGCCCTCGAACAGCTCTATGCCGACCTGATGCAGACCAGCACGGTCGCCGCCTGA
- a CDS encoding isoprenylcysteine carboxylmethyltransferase family protein has protein sequence MFSDWGFSWGGWLDNRRGEWWLLAQLLLITAHLLPVWPAPASFGVAIWPKPLLGLGLLLLAFGLFRALEAFRCLGASLSPLPAPKPANQLIATGSYAICRHPLYQAVLLCSAGVVLATGSPLHLLLLISLASVLRGKARFEEQGLRALHPDYSQYAAVTPAIMSWVPGLDWR, from the coding sequence ATGTTCTCCGATTGGGGCTTCAGTTGGGGCGGCTGGTTGGACAACCGCCGGGGTGAGTGGTGGCTGCTGGCCCAGCTGCTTCTGATCACGGCCCATCTGCTGCCGGTCTGGCCAGCGCCCGCCAGCTTCGGTGTGGCGATTTGGCCCAAACCATTGTTAGGGCTGGGCCTGCTGCTGTTGGCTTTTGGCCTGTTTAGGGCCCTTGAGGCGTTTCGCTGTCTCGGGGCCAGCCTTTCGCCGCTGCCGGCTCCCAAGCCGGCGAATCAGTTGATCGCCACAGGCTCCTATGCCATCTGCCGGCATCCCTTGTACCAGGCGGTATTGCTGTGTTCCGCAGGAGTGGTGCTGGCCACAGGCAGCCCGCTGCATCTGTTGCTGTTGATCAGCCTGGCGTCTGTGCTGCGGGGCAAAGCCCGCTTCGAGGAGCAGGGGTTGCGGGCGCTGCATCCGGATTACAGCCAATACGCCGCAGTCACCCCGGCGATAATGAGCTGGGTTCCTGGCTTGGACTGGCGCTGA
- a CDS encoding L,D-transpeptidase yields the protein MLNRTTRSLPRTGDLIWSLRLETPGQPVQHFDAVSGRAHRQNADRHRSGTRAPLPAGRYFLGPVEPLGPAGPRELGPIWIGIEPQFPTGRGHLGIHLDPSANRNANSGTLGCVGLIRWDDMQTLAGLVQRPNVRTLAVSE from the coding sequence GTGCTGAACCGCACCACGCGATCGCTCCCGCGCACGGGCGATCTCATCTGGAGTCTGCGTCTAGAAACCCCAGGTCAGCCCGTGCAGCACTTCGATGCCGTCAGCGGTCGGGCCCACCGTCAGAACGCCGATCGCCATCGCTCCGGCACCCGCGCGCCGCTCCCCGCCGGTCGCTATTTCCTTGGGCCGGTGGAGCCCCTGGGTCCCGCGGGTCCGCGGGAGCTCGGGCCGATTTGGATTGGGATTGAACCGCAGTTCCCCACGGGTCGAGGCCATCTGGGCATTCATCTCGACCCCAGTGCCAACCGCAATGCCAACAGCGGTACGCTCGGCTGTGTGGGCTTGATTCGCTGGGACGACATGCAGACCCTGGCGGGTCTGGTGCAGCGCCCTAACGTCCGAACATTGGCGGTCAGCGAGTGA
- a CDS encoding acireductone dioxygenase, translating into MSRLSIFPDESAAHALNGPMPALESDDPAVIQAELSRRGIGFEQWQAEQGLPEGADQATILQAYADAIARVQRDGGYETVDAIRMTPDHPDREPLRRKFLEEHTHAEDEVRFFVEGCGLFVLHIGSEVLSVLCERGDLMRVPAGTRHWFDMGSQPQFCAVRWFNNPEGWVAQYTGSSIAQLFPRLD; encoded by the coding sequence ATGAGTCGTCTCAGCATCTTTCCAGACGAAAGCGCAGCCCATGCTCTGAATGGGCCCATGCCTGCGCTTGAGAGCGATGATCCGGCAGTGATTCAGGCGGAGCTCAGCCGCCGGGGCATCGGCTTTGAGCAATGGCAGGCGGAGCAGGGTCTGCCGGAGGGGGCCGACCAGGCCACCATCCTCCAGGCCTATGCCGATGCCATTGCCCGGGTTCAACGCGATGGTGGTTACGAGACGGTCGACGCGATTCGGATGACGCCGGATCACCCTGATCGTGAGCCTCTGCGCCGCAAGTTCCTTGAGGAGCACACCCACGCCGAAGACGAAGTGCGCTTTTTTGTTGAAGGGTGCGGCTTGTTTGTGCTGCACATTGGTTCCGAGGTGCTCAGCGTGCTGTGCGAACGGGGCGACCTGATGCGGGTCCCGGCAGGGACCCGTCATTGGTTTGACATGGGGTCTCAGCCTCAGTTCTGTGCTGTGCGTTGGTTCAACAACCCCGAGGGATGGGTGGCGCAGTACACCGGTAGCAGCATCGCCCAGCTATTTCCCAGGCTTGACTGA
- the cobI gene encoding precorrin-2 C(20)-methyltransferase yields MGVGPGDPSLLTLAAVEAIRRAEVVAYPVGRPGADSMAAKIAAAWIRSDHQRLPLLFPMVEAAEPRRTAWGAAAQELQQSIRSGQQVALLCEGDASLFASCSYVLLALRQAWPDCPVSVIPGITACSAAAAAGLWPLALQQDQLLLRPCPDTPEELGRVLDTAEATGQVLALLKLGRRWSWVQPLLKQRGLLQQALFAERVGWPDQQICCADAVAADPRPYFSLLLIRQGWPEVLP; encoded by the coding sequence GTGGGGGTCGGCCCGGGCGATCCTTCCCTGCTCACCCTGGCCGCCGTTGAAGCCATCCGCCGAGCAGAGGTGGTGGCCTACCCGGTCGGACGACCGGGAGCCGACAGCATGGCCGCAAAAATCGCCGCGGCCTGGATCCGCAGCGACCATCAGCGCCTGCCCTTGTTGTTCCCAATGGTGGAAGCCGCCGAACCGCGTCGCACCGCCTGGGGCGCGGCGGCGCAGGAGCTGCAGCAATCCATCCGTTCTGGCCAGCAGGTGGCACTGCTGTGTGAGGGAGATGCGTCTCTGTTTGCGAGCTGCAGCTACGTGCTGCTGGCCCTTCGTCAGGCGTGGCCCGACTGTCCCGTCAGCGTGATTCCCGGCATCACCGCCTGCTCGGCAGCCGCGGCTGCGGGCCTCTGGCCCCTCGCTCTGCAGCAGGACCAACTGCTGTTGCGCCCTTGCCCCGACACGCCTGAGGAGCTGGGGCGGGTGCTGGACACCGCCGAGGCAACGGGGCAAGTTCTGGCCCTGCTGAAGCTGGGTCGGCGCTGGAGTTGGGTGCAACCCCTGCTGAAGCAGAGAGGCCTGCTGCAACAAGCACTGTTTGCCGAGCGGGTCGGCTGGCCCGACCAGCAGATCTGTTGCGCGGATGCAGTGGCAGCCGACCCCCGCCCCTACTTCTCGCTGCTGCTGATCCGGCAGGGATGGCCAGAGGTGCTGCCCTAG
- the proC gene encoding pyrroline-5-carboxylate reductase — MAQAIVVPLLERGRIPVDQLLAVVGGSGSLEQRRGGLPAGIGLVAADDPSAQQVWTAPIQLLAVKPQQLDAVAAAAGPVVGQPLLISVLAGVSLARLQHLFPGHRCVRAVPNTPALVGAGLTALAWGEGIDQGQRDQVRQLFADVGEVLELAEAKLDAFLALTSSGPAFVALVAEAMADGAVAAGLPRDLALRLSHRTLAGTAELLDRRDLHPAQLKDMVTSPGGTTIAGVRALERIGLRSALIEAVVAAAERSRELS; from the coding sequence ATGGCTCAGGCCATTGTGGTTCCTCTCTTAGAGCGTGGACGGATTCCTGTCGATCAGCTGTTGGCAGTGGTCGGAGGATCTGGCTCGCTTGAGCAACGACGTGGGGGCCTTCCGGCTGGCATCGGTTTGGTTGCCGCTGATGATCCTTCCGCTCAGCAGGTCTGGACGGCTCCGATCCAGCTGCTCGCGGTGAAGCCGCAGCAACTCGATGCTGTTGCTGCAGCTGCTGGACCTGTTGTGGGTCAACCGCTGCTGATCTCAGTGTTGGCGGGGGTGTCTCTGGCGCGGTTGCAGCATTTGTTTCCCGGCCATCGCTGTGTTCGGGCGGTGCCTAACACCCCTGCGCTGGTGGGAGCTGGTTTGACAGCGCTGGCCTGGGGGGAGGGGATCGACCAAGGGCAACGGGATCAGGTGCGGCAGCTCTTCGCCGATGTGGGCGAAGTTCTGGAATTGGCGGAAGCAAAGCTAGATGCTTTCCTGGCCCTCACCTCGTCGGGCCCTGCCTTTGTGGCCCTGGTGGCGGAAGCTATGGCCGATGGGGCTGTTGCAGCCGGTCTTCCCAGGGACCTGGCCCTGCGGCTGAGCCACCGCACCCTGGCTGGAACGGCTGAGCTGCTGGACCGTCGCGATCTGCACCCAGCCCAGCTCAAGGACATGGTCACCTCACCGGGGGGCACCACCATCGCCGGCGTCCGCGCGCTGGAACGCATTGGCCTGCGCTCCGCCTTGATCGAAGCGGTAGTCGCTGCTGCGGAACGCAGCCGAGAGCTGTCCTAG
- a CDS encoding cell division protein SepF, giving the protein MSLISRLRAVVAGDDYLDGELDDFAYDDEQDDQDQRALQADGGALATIGDSNPFELGGDLHGSNVIGMPGISNAVSEVNVMEPRSFDEMPRAIQALRERKTVILNLTMMEPDQAQRAVDFVAGGTFAIDGHQERVGESIFLFAPSCVTVTNTGQDEASAPTVVSREADVADVDESASAPSPAWGAAAL; this is encoded by the coding sequence GTGTCGCTGATCTCCCGTCTCCGTGCCGTCGTCGCTGGCGATGACTATCTCGATGGCGAATTGGATGATTTCGCCTACGACGACGAGCAAGATGACCAGGACCAGCGCGCCCTGCAGGCTGACGGTGGTGCACTGGCCACCATTGGAGACTCCAACCCGTTTGAGCTGGGTGGTGATCTGCATGGATCCAACGTGATCGGCATGCCCGGTATCAGCAATGCTGTGTCCGAGGTGAATGTGATGGAACCTCGCAGCTTTGATGAAATGCCTCGGGCCATTCAGGCGCTTCGGGAGCGCAAGACCGTGATCCTCAACCTCACGATGATGGAGCCCGACCAGGCCCAGCGTGCTGTTGATTTCGTCGCTGGTGGCACCTTCGCGATCGATGGACACCAGGAGCGCGTCGGCGAGAGCATCTTCCTGTTCGCCCCCAGCTGCGTCACCGTAACCAACACCGGTCAAGACGAAGCCTCGGCTCCAACGGTGGTGAGCCGTGAGGCCGATGTGGCGGATGTCGACGAATCCGCCAGCGCACCCTCGCCCGCCTGGGGGGCAGCCGCTCTCTGA
- a CDS encoding YggS family pyridoxal phosphate-dependent enzyme: protein MTDSFAARWQALQAARPSSSRLLAVSKGHPAASVRCVAELGQCDFGESRVQEALPKQEELIDLNLRWHFIGRLQSNKVRPVVKAFDVIHSVDSLALAERVSRIAVEEGRQPEVLLQVKLHPDPSKGGLSAGELGAIWSDLQALPGLRISGLMTMAPLDMAIGQRKELFSDCRALADRLALAECSMGMSTDWKEAAEAGSTWLRIGSVLFGPRLVSTDAAN from the coding sequence TTGACCGATTCCTTCGCGGCGCGTTGGCAGGCGCTCCAGGCAGCCCGCCCCTCTTCATCCAGGCTTTTGGCCGTCAGCAAAGGGCATCCAGCAGCGTCCGTGCGTTGCGTGGCGGAGCTTGGTCAGTGTGATTTCGGGGAAAGCCGCGTTCAGGAGGCTCTGCCGAAGCAGGAGGAGCTGATCGATCTGAACTTGCGCTGGCATTTCATCGGTCGCCTGCAAAGCAACAAGGTGCGGCCGGTGGTGAAGGCCTTCGACGTCATTCACTCGGTGGATTCCCTGGCGCTGGCTGAACGGGTGTCGCGCATCGCCGTGGAGGAGGGCCGTCAGCCTGAAGTTCTGCTGCAGGTGAAACTCCATCCCGATCCCAGCAAAGGGGGCTTGTCGGCCGGTGAACTCGGTGCCATTTGGTCCGACCTGCAGGCTCTGCCGGGGTTGCGGATCTCGGGTCTGATGACCATGGCGCCGCTAGACATGGCCATAGGGCAGCGCAAGGAGTTGTTTTCCGACTGCCGTGCCCTGGCGGATCGGCTGGCCTTGGCGGAGTGCTCGATGGGGATGAGCACGGACTGGAAAGAGGCTGCTGAAGCGGGCAGCACCTGGCTCAGGATCGGTTCGGTACTGTTCGGTCCGAGATTGGTGTCAACAGACGCTGCGAATTGA
- a CDS encoding PipX family protein — protein MASERYLNHPTFGMLYRVAPAGEGRDVYATLYAQRMFFLVTLQPRGAQFEVIPYGDARHHAEVHLGRCRRDGSDDLESWSQLFDQTFI, from the coding sequence ATGGCGTCCGAGCGTTATCTGAATCACCCCACCTTCGGGATGCTCTATCGGGTGGCGCCGGCAGGTGAGGGCCGTGACGTCTACGCCACGTTGTATGCCCAGCGCATGTTCTTCCTGGTCACCCTGCAGCCCCGTGGCGCCCAGTTCGAGGTGATTCCCTACGGGGATGCGCGTCACCACGCTGAGGTGCATCTGGGCCGTTGCCGTCGTGATGGCTCGGACGACCTGGAGTCCTGGAGTCAGCTGTTCGATCAGACGTTCATCTGA
- a CDS encoding energy-coupling factor transporter transmembrane protein EcfT yields the protein MDWLRQVPIGQYVDGSTGWLRRLDPRLKLAWSLVFLLTPVLAGPLWRVGLVVALVLITLGSGLARSLWWRSVLLLTALAVVVGLLSMFLPAVDPPAAFPLRNPAELPGLETEGPSWDLLRLGPLQLGGLQLGPLVVDRASALLGLRTSTLIFTVIHSVNLMLITTLPEDLVWALSWCLAPLKWLGCPVERLGFQLLLALRFLPLVQEELQNLLRSLASRAVNLRQLGFKAGFGLVLAVGERLLANILLRAEQGADALVARGGRILGPSYFRMPPDRAAPLLNGLAMIVLVLVIGLRGQYGAL from the coding sequence ATGGACTGGTTGCGCCAGGTCCCCATAGGTCAATACGTCGATGGCTCCACGGGTTGGCTCCGGCGCTTGGACCCTCGCCTGAAGCTGGCCTGGTCCCTTGTCTTTCTGCTTACGCCTGTTCTGGCGGGGCCCCTTTGGCGCGTTGGCCTGGTGGTGGCTCTGGTGCTGATCACCCTCGGCAGTGGACTGGCTCGTTCGCTTTGGTGGAGGTCTGTTCTGCTCCTGACGGCCTTGGCCGTTGTGGTGGGTCTCCTGTCGATGTTCTTGCCGGCTGTGGATCCCCCTGCGGCTTTCCCGCTGCGCAATCCGGCCGAGCTTCCAGGGCTCGAGACCGAAGGACCCTCCTGGGATCTGTTGCGCCTCGGCCCCCTGCAGTTGGGTGGTCTCCAGCTGGGGCCGCTGGTGGTGGATCGGGCCTCAGCGCTGCTGGGGCTGCGAACGTCGACCTTGATCTTCACCGTGATTCACAGCGTCAATCTGATGCTGATTACGACTCTGCCTGAGGATCTGGTCTGGGCCCTCAGCTGGTGCCTGGCGCCATTGAAGTGGCTGGGATGTCCCGTGGAGCGGCTGGGGTTTCAATTGCTGCTGGCACTTCGCTTTCTGCCTCTAGTGCAGGAGGAGCTCCAGAATCTGCTGCGCTCTCTCGCCAGCCGTGCCGTCAACCTGCGCCAGCTGGGCTTCAAGGCCGGTTTCGGCCTGGTGCTGGCCGTTGGAGAGCGGCTGCTGGCCAACATCCTTCTCAGGGCTGAGCAGGGGGCCGATGCTCTGGTCGCCCGTGGGGGTCGAATTCTCGGTCCGTCGTACTTCCGCATGCCTCCCGATCGGGCTGCTCCCCTGCTGAATGGCCTGGCGATGATCGTTCTTGTGTTGGTGATTGGGCTGCGCGGTCAGTACGGTGCTCTATGA
- the der gene encoding ribosome biogenesis GTPase Der: MARPVVAIIGRPNVGKSTLVNRLCRSREAIVHDQPGVTRDRTYQDGYWGDREFKVVDTGGLVFDDDSEFLPEIREQAALALEEASVALVIVDGQQGLTAADESIAEFLRSHRCPTLLAVNKCESPEQGLAMAGEFWSLGLGEPHPISAIHGAGTGELLDQVLTFFSPKDQEGDEEEPIQMAIIGRPNVGKSSLLNAICGEQRAIVSPIRGTTRDTIDTSIIRENRPWRLVDTAGIRRRRSVNYGPEFFGINRSFKAIERSDVCVLVIDALDGVTEQDQRLAGRIEEDGRACVVVVNKWDAVEKDSHTMTAMEKELRSKLYFLDWAPMLFTSALTGQRVESIFALAALAVEQHRRRVSTSVVNEVLKEALSWRSPPTTRGGRQGKLYYGTQVASRPPSFTLFVNDPKLFGETYRRYVERQIREGLGFDGSPLRLFWRGKQQRDAERDLARQQSRKG; the protein is encoded by the coding sequence TTGGCGCGTCCTGTCGTCGCAATCATCGGACGCCCCAATGTCGGTAAGTCGACCTTGGTGAATCGGCTGTGCCGCAGCCGGGAAGCCATCGTTCACGATCAGCCTGGCGTGACGCGTGATCGCACCTACCAGGACGGCTACTGGGGCGATCGGGAATTCAAGGTCGTCGACACCGGTGGACTGGTGTTCGACGACGACAGTGAGTTCCTGCCGGAGATCCGGGAGCAGGCGGCTCTTGCGCTCGAGGAAGCCAGTGTGGCTTTGGTGATTGTGGACGGTCAGCAGGGGCTCACGGCCGCTGACGAGTCCATCGCGGAATTTCTACGTAGTCACCGCTGTCCCACGCTTCTGGCGGTGAACAAGTGCGAGTCGCCGGAACAGGGCCTGGCGATGGCCGGCGAATTCTGGAGCCTTGGCCTGGGTGAACCCCATCCGATCTCTGCCATCCACGGCGCCGGCACCGGAGAACTGCTGGATCAGGTCCTCACCTTTTTCTCCCCGAAGGATCAGGAGGGTGACGAGGAGGAGCCGATTCAGATGGCCATCATCGGACGGCCGAATGTCGGGAAATCAAGTCTGCTGAATGCCATTTGCGGAGAGCAGCGGGCGATTGTCAGTCCAATCCGCGGCACTACCCGCGACACGATTGACACCAGCATCATTCGTGAGAATCGTCCCTGGCGCCTGGTGGACACGGCGGGCATCCGGCGGCGACGCAGCGTCAACTACGGCCCGGAATTCTTCGGCATCAACAGGAGTTTCAAGGCCATTGAGCGCAGTGATGTATGTGTTCTGGTGATCGATGCCCTCGATGGGGTGACCGAGCAGGATCAGCGCCTGGCTGGCCGCATTGAAGAGGACGGCCGTGCCTGCGTGGTGGTCGTCAACAAGTGGGACGCGGTGGAAAAAGACAGCCACACCATGACGGCGATGGAAAAGGAGCTGCGCTCCAAGCTCTATTTCCTCGACTGGGCTCCGATGCTGTTCACCTCGGCGCTCACCGGCCAGCGCGTGGAGAGCATCTTTGCCTTGGCCGCCCTGGCGGTTGAGCAGCACCGTCGCCGCGTCAGTACGTCCGTTGTGAACGAGGTGCTCAAGGAAGCGCTGAGCTGGCGCAGTCCACCCACCACTCGCGGTGGACGCCAAGGAAAGTTGTATTACGGCACCCAGGTGGCCAGCCGGCCTCCCAGCTTCACCCTGTTCGTCAACGACCCCAAATTGTTCGGAGAGACCTACCGGCGCTATGTGGAGCGTCAGATCCGCGAGGGCCTCGGTTTCGATGGCAGCCCGCTGCGTCTGTTCTGGCGCGGCAAGCAGCAGCGCGATGCCGAACGCGACTTGGCCCGTCAGCAGAGTCGTAAAGGCTGA
- a CDS encoding L,D-transpeptidase yields the protein MVDLSDQRLTVYNSDQEVVRVIPVSTGKASTPTPILNSKIYTTYRSTTVYERT from the coding sequence GTGGTCGACCTCTCCGACCAACGCCTGACCGTTTACAACAGCGATCAGGAGGTGGTTCGCGTGATTCCGGTCAGCACCGGCAAAGCCTCAACGCCAACACCGATCCTTAACAGCAAGATTTATACGACGTACCGATCCACCACGGTGTATGAACGCACCTAG
- a CDS encoding L,D-transpeptidase family protein, protein MSANEAICLHATPWQENTGKPFGVPRSHGCVRMPMKHARWLFHNTPKGTPITMQA, encoded by the coding sequence GTGAGCGCGAACGAGGCCATCTGCCTCCACGCCACCCCCTGGCAGGAGAACACAGGGAAACCCTTCGGCGTGCCCCGCAGCCATGGGTGTGTGCGCATGCCGATGAAACACGCTCGTTGGCTGTTCCACAACACCCCGAAAGGCACACCCATCACGATGCAGGCCTGA
- a CDS encoding DUF1823 family protein, with translation MLHNATDMLWPLSRSLLLQILEDRCSDRFVCERIWERLGYQPAEPQWCAGPDTPSEWADAFPQAPELIAERPASVRLTRSVPKQYKQLLKLQLNFAGYRIGELYPRRTRRATAVNWLLAWLAQQGEPLPELGPLGPDLPPPADPVQGHPGDLPVK, from the coding sequence ATGCTGCACAACGCAACCGACATGCTCTGGCCGCTCAGTCGTTCGTTGCTGTTGCAGATCCTCGAGGACCGCTGCAGCGATCGCTTTGTATGCGAAAGGATCTGGGAACGTCTGGGCTATCAGCCTGCTGAACCGCAGTGGTGCGCCGGTCCCGACACACCCTCCGAATGGGCCGACGCCTTCCCTCAGGCTCCCGAGCTGATCGCGGAGCGTCCGGCGTCGGTTCGTTTGACCCGCTCGGTCCCCAAGCAATACAAACAGCTGCTGAAGCTACAGCTCAACTTCGCGGGGTACCGCATCGGTGAGTTGTACCCCCGCCGCACCCGACGGGCCACAGCCGTGAACTGGCTGTTGGCGTGGCTGGCTCAGCAAGGTGAGCCCCTACCGGAACTGGGACCCCTGGGACCTGATCTTCCCCCTCCTGCCGATCCGGTGCAGGGGCACCCCGGCGATCTGCCGGTGAAGTGA